The following proteins are encoded in a genomic region of Coregonus clupeaformis isolate EN_2021a chromosome 14, ASM2061545v1, whole genome shotgun sequence:
- the LOC121581607 gene encoding uncharacterized protein LOC121581607 — protein MARSKSSKSSGTCCNLVMALLTLWSIVSLIVIVVWATSPHMKGVALCKVAQQALTEKMEGAKVVWEKEKQALLEAIRLSQENQTTLQQEMEVVAERLRETNVSLSLSLQENAMLHENETALRNAICLHRETQRNLSLDLSLQRDLFEWLQFNFTQAVHQSHSCSASCDASNSQEVAAMSQMKACESNKHYLRTQMERRGCKINGLSTIAF, from the exons ATGGCTCGGTCCAAGAGTTCCAAGTCATCCGGGACCTGCTGTAACCTGGTGATGGCTCTGCTGACCCTGTGGTCCATAGTCTCCCTCATTGTTATCGTGGTGTGGGCCACCTCTCCTCACATGAAGGGTGTGGCCCTGTGCAAGGTAGCCCAACAG GCCCTGACGGAGAAGATGGAGGGGGCAAAGGTTGTGTGGGAGAAGGAAAAGCAGGCCTTGCTGGAGGCGATAAGGCTGAGCCAGGAGAACCAAACCACACTGCAGCAGGAGATGGAGGTTGTCGCTGAAAGACTGAGAGAGACTAATGTGTCCCTGAGCCTCAGCCTGCAGGAGAAT GCGATGCTGCATGAGAATGAAACAGCACTAAGGAATGCTATTTGCctgcacagagagacacagagaaatcTGTCCCTCGATCTGAGTCTACAGAGAG ACCTTTTTGAGTGGTTACAATTCAACTTCACCCAAGCTGTCCACCAGTCCCACTCCTGCTCTGCTTCATGTGATGCTTCAAATAGCCAGGAGGTGGCAGCAATGAGTCAAATGAAAGCCTGCGAGTCCAACAAACACTATTTGAGGACACAAAT GGAAAGAAGAGGTTGCAAGATCAATG GATTGTCAACCATAGCTTTTTGA